Genomic segment of Ranitomeya imitator isolate aRanImi1 chromosome 6, aRanImi1.pri, whole genome shotgun sequence:
AGTGTGTGTGCATGTTCCCCAGAACGTGGCTGTAGACTCTGCTTCCAAAGTGGAGGCCATCAGGGGTGAAAAAAGTGGCATGGATGTACCCCGTGGCACTCACCTTAACCTCTATTACTCCATTTTGGTAGAACAGAAAGTCCCAGATATAGTCATAGTTATAGACGGTGGATGTGGTCCTCACCACCAAGACATAATTTTCAACCCCGGCGTAGAAATTGTAGCCACCATTGTAATTGCTGTCAAAATGTCTCCGTAAGGGTATCCCAGTGGGATGCTCGAAGATGCACAATGCATTCTTATATCGTAGCGGTTTGTCTGTGTCGTAATAATTGTAGAGGTCCTGGTAGGTGGCTCCTTCAGGACAGTCAATTCCTTTCGACAACTCATAATGAACCGTTCCCATCCCCCACCCGGAGTCAATGTACTTTGTTTGCGTACCACCCGGTGAGACCCCACTATAGAAGGCTATGGCTTCCTGGATGCTCACCTCGTAGGCTATCCTCTCGTGATTGTATTGGATATCAAATATTTGCAGGCCAGCAGATGGACGGATCCGGTAAGCAAAGGTCCAGCCGGTATACTCCACATAGTTGCCCAGAACTCGGTAACGTTTTCCTTGAGGTTCACATATTTTTGGACCTTGTATATGAGTTTTAGTATTAAAATCTCCACGGGGTATGAAGGTAGAATAAGGGTCTGTTGTGTCATCTGGTAGGTGTATCTTGGTCACTTCGTTCTTCTCATACTTTCGGACCAGCTCTTTCACGCTATCAAAGTATTGCCCATTGTACCAGATTTTATCGATGGTCCACTCTTTAGGGTTCATTGAGCGATGATTGAAAAGAAGCTCGACTCCAATAGGGTGGAGGAAGAACCCTTCTACGTACCTCTGGAGCAACAACCACGAGCGACGTTCTCCAGAATTCAGGCCACGAGGGGCGATGTCCGTGAAGGTAAGACAACGGGATGAGCAGTTGTAGAAGGAGAAGCCGGAGGACTCTACTAAGATGTGGTTGAACTCCTTGGTGAGCTCCAACAGACGTTTTTGGATTTTCTCATATTCCATATAAGTCATTGGCCTTGACTCAAATCTTACAGGCTTGTTGCGTTTCGAAGTTACTGGGCGGTAATAATAAGGGTGAGGCAGGGGGCCAACAATATATTCCGTGATGTTCGGTTGAGCCTGGTCTCCAAAGTATACGACCACCTTGGCTTCTCGTTGAGGTTTGGGGCCGTCGTTATCTAAAAAGTTCAGGACAAACCGCTTTTTCGGCAAATTAAGCTCCATCATGAAGATTGAGTTTTTGCCAAATTGACTTCTGATGGGGACTAAGTTAAGCTGCTCTTGGTCCGCGAGGAAAGTATGAACTGAAGTCATCTCCTCTGAGGTCAGGTCTGAGAAGACAGATGCCATATACCGACCCTTGGAAAATGATTTTGAGAAGTGACCGGCTTTTACAGCAGACATTAAAATCAGCAACTGTAGGAGAAATTTCAGGTCCATCCTGGAAAGTCTAGGAGGAGGGAAGaaagcagaagaaaaaaaataagtaaagTTGGCCCAGAATAGGAATGGGTTGTATCACACACGATGGTCATTAGATATATGACTCTTGGCTGTATCACACACGATGGTCATTAGATACGTGGCTCTGGAGGGATCTCTGACAGGATGGGCATTAGATACGTGGCTCTTGGGGGATCTCTGACAGGATGGGCATTAGATACGTGGCTCTGGGGGATCTCTGACAGGATGGGCATTAGATACGTGGCTCTGGGGGGATCTCTGACAGGATGGGCATTACATACGTGGCTCTGGCGAGCATCTCACACAATGGTCATTAGATACATGGCTCTGGGGGTTATCTCACAGGATGGGCATTAGATGCGTGGCTGTATTACATGAGGCTTCCTCTGACAGCAGAACTGAGTCAAGGCTCAGAGCACAACAGCGTGATGTTACTCTACTGTGCTCTGAACACTGCGGTGACAGTGGCTGGTATTGTACTACTAATGTCAGGCTGCCGCTCACCGCTAACTCTCCGCCATACTCCCCTCATCCCGGACCTCCGCTCCCCGCACCTTGTCACCGCTTGCACTGAGCACTGTGAGCAATGATGAGGAAAGTGTAACTTGTAGTGCAAGTATGGACTTAAAAAATGTCCTCTATCTCCTCCCAGAGATGCAGTCAGACACTGACCATAGTCTCCTATGTGCAGGGGCTGCTgtaaaaggggactctggatttgccttcagaccggccagaccctgcatgccctgtgatctggtgctctggactgtggatgctgaagtcttcagtaaaggtaaagagactgcaccctgtgtcctcgttctttactgcgccttacaccatccaccatctacacctctgggaagccctggggaaacacttcacctgtgggaaggtacaccatctagctgccccttaccacaggtggcgtcacaaacactatccctttaaatacTTTTCCCCCATTattcaacggacgtcccctagtgccacggaccgggtcagccaccatgacatccccactgagaacagaagggcccggatccgagtaccccactgccctacacggggggggggggggcgatccaactttggcatctcaaacaggatctacttaagcctgaaaatcgggtcatgtgcgcctaagaactgtgccagaattgtatttggACTTTTTGTgctcaaagactgtgtattgccatttgccaccaaaactgccgccattacagcgccacggggAGCGCaaaagaagaagaagggcgtgccaacatgggcggagactaccaaagcggcgccaaaagtgacgACCGTTTCCGACTACTGCTACAAGATGACGACGTGCCCAGGAGCCAAGGAGCTccgcccccagaaaatggaggaacaGCGTGTGTGTGTTGCCGAAGATCCAGGGGCagagatggcgaccagcgggtacctgagcgACGACGAAGTAACACAGAACTGTCTCGAATCAAAGGAGGCGAATCTGAACTCGCTGCTGCTGGAGGATCCGGACTTCCTGGAGTCGCCGGCGGAGGAGCCGAGCCACCAACTCCCGGACGCAGAGCcgacagcagtgaagaaatggaagtcggccctGTGCAGGAAGAGCGCACTGAAAGAACCGCGGTCCGGGCAGTAGCAGgctccagcgtcctcatcagcggaacggatcgacatcggtggaaccacatcagacgcaggtacagaaaatgcccctgccccaccgaccgatcctgctccagtgaccgctcctcgCCCAGACTATGACCAACCGCCAGCCGCCGCTCCAGCCCCAGCGACTTCCCGTGCCACTGACAAGACATCACTCCCGGGCCTAGCGAATGAGGGCATACCGGTGGATGTGAGCCCGGAGGGGGTGATATTCCGCTGGGATGCCCCAAGGGGTGGAGTGAGCGGGTCCTGTTTTGCGGTGCTCACCTGGGAGGAGTATAAACAATGCCTACTCTCCCACTGGAAAAAATGAAAGGAGACGGAACAGAATGCCCAACACAAAGTACAGAATCATAAAACCAAACGCTGCAATAAGAACAGCGAAACAAGGGACAGTATCAGCCTTTCACCCGAAAAGGGGTTGGGGCTTTATACAGGAGCCAGGACTGCAAACCGAAGTCTTCGTTACAAGCTATAACGTGAAAGCCCAATTCCGCGACGGTCACCCTAACCGAAACTTgtgcagaggggaccatgtgacctacacccgccattgGAGTGAGCTAGGTTGGTACGCTAAGAACGTTAAGCGATGTGAACTTGCAGCAGCGCCACCTCCTGCCACAACTAAGACTAACGACATTAATCCTCTAGTCCCTGAACTAGCGGGTCCTCAAACCAAAACCACCACTACTGTGTGCATCATTTCTACTACTGAACCTGCCACTGTGGAAAATGCTAAAGCTGACACTCGTACCCAGACAAATAATGACTTGACCGCACCTGAGAAACAAACCAATGATGTCGATACAGCATCAGATGAGAACTCGGATACCAACCTTCCTAGGTCAGGAAGTGTTTgctaatgtaaatagttaactgttcttcCTTTGCTTTTCAAGTTTAAACCCTTCCAGGGcgagtagtgggcgactcaattattaggggaacagatagggcaatctgtcacaaagacagggatcgtcggacggtgtgctgccttcctggcgctcgagtccgacacatcgctgatcgggtggacagattactgggaggggctggtgaggacccagcggtcatggtgcacattggcactaatgacaaagttagaggtaggtggaaggtccttaaagatgatttcagggaattaggctgaaagcaaggacctccaacgtggtattttccgaaatactgcctgtaccacgtgccacgccagagaggcaacgggagattagggaggttaataagtggctcaagaattggtgtaggaaggaggggtttgggttcctgcagaactgggccgacttctcagttggctacaggctctacgctagggacgggctgcacctcaatggggaaggtgcagctgtgttgggggagaaaatggctagaaggttggaggagtggttaaactaggaattggggggagggtattcattttataggaggggaagatagtgcagacagagacctgggcacaaataaggaagttgggggtggcggtggcatggggggtggggttagaacagttaataatttaagaaagaatagaggtgcagagaggaacatcaagtgcatgtatactaatgccagaagcctcgccaacaaaatggaggaattagaactaatgttgttggagcataattatgacatggtggggatatctgaaacgtggctggatgagagccatgactgggcagttaacttgcagggctatagcctgttcagagatgaccgtacagataagcgagggggtggggtgtgtctatatgtaaaaacgtccttaaaacccatcctgcgtgataatataggtgaatttaatgaaaatgtagagtccctgtgggtggaggtaaggggagtgggaaaaataataaattactgataggggtttgttataaatctccaaaaataatggaagcaatggagaatatccccgtaaagcaaatagatgaagctgcgactcaaggagaagtcattattatgggggacttcgactaccctgaaatagattggggaacagaaacctgcagttccagcaaaggtgatcggtgtctgacaactatgagagacaattacctttcacaactggttcaggacccaacaagaaggggggcactgctagacctaatattaaccaacaggccagaccgcatatcaaacataagggttgggggtcacttgggaaatagcgatcacaaaataataagttttcatgtatcctttaaaaagatgtgtagtagaggggttacaaggacactaaacttcaggagggcaaattttcaacagatgagagatgatcttggtgcaattaactgggacgatatcctgagacacataaatacacaaagaaaatgggagacgtttattagcatcctggataggacctgtgcacagtatttaccgtatgggaataaacatactagaaataggaggaaaccaatatggctaaatagagctgtaaggggcgcaataagtgacaaaaagaaagcatttagagaattaaaggaagtaggtagtgatgaggcattaaataaatacagaaaattaaataaattctgtaaaaagcaaatcaaggcagcaaagattgagacagagagactcattgccagagagagtaaaaataatcctaaaatattctttaattaCATAAATAGTgagaaactaaaaaaatgatagtgttggcccccttaaaaatagtctgggtgagatggtggatgaggatgaggaaaaagccaatctgctaaatgactttttttcatcagtatttacacaagaaaatcccatggcagacaaaatgactagtgataaaaattccccattaaatgtcacctgcttaacccagcaggaagtgcggcggcgtctaaaaatcactaaaattgacaaatctccgggcccggatgggatacaccctcgagtactgcaggaattaagtacagtcattgatagaccattatttttaatctttaaagactccataataacagggtctgtaccacaggactggcgtatagcaaatgtggtgccaatattcaaaaaggggacaaaaactgaactcggaaattatatgctaataagcttaacctctactgtgggtaaaatcctggagggcattctaagggacgctatactggcgtatctgaagaggaataacctcatgacccagtatcagcacgggattactagggaccgttcatgtcagactaatttgatcagtttctatgaacaggtaagttccggattggaccaagggaacccagtggatgtagtttatatggacttttcaaaagcttttgatacggtgccacacaaaaggttgatacataaaatgagaataattgggataggggaaatatgtgtaagtgggttgagagctggctcagggataggaaacaaagggtggttattaatggagcacactcggactgggtagtggttagcagtggggtaccacaggggtcagtattgggccctcttctttttaacatatttattaatgaccttgtagggggcattcagagtagaatttcaatatttgcagatgacactaaactctgcagggtaatcaatacagaggagg
This window contains:
- the AOC1 gene encoding diamine oxidase [copper-containing]; translation: MFCCVWPRPLPPVTHGTFPPPCIISSRCSADNIRGDPGNCTLHQLSRLSRMDLKFLLQLLILMSAVKAGHFSKSFSKGRYMASVFSDLTSEEMTSVHTFLADQEQLNLVPIRSQFGKNSIFMMELNLPKKRFVLNFLDNDGPKPQREAKVVVYFGDQAQPNITEYIVGPLPHPYYYRPVTSKRNKPVRFESRPMTYMEYEKIQKRLLELTKEFNHILVESSGFSFYNCSSRCLTFTDIAPRGLNSGERRSWLLLQRYVEGFFLHPIGVELLFNHRSMNPKEWTIDKIWYNGQYFDSVKELVRKYEKNEVTKIHLPDDTTDPYSTFIPRGDFNTKTHIQGPKICEPQGKRYRVLGNYVEYTGWTFAYRIRPSAGLQIFDIQYNHERIAYEVSIQEAIAFYSGVSPGGTQTKYIDSGWGMGTVHYELSKGIDCPEGATYQDLYNYYDTDKPLRYKNALCIFEHPTGIPLRRHFDSNYNGGYNFYAGVENYVLVVRTTSTVYNYDYIWDFLFYQNGVIEVKVSATGYIHATFFTPDGLHFGSRVYSHVLGNMHTHLINYKVDLDIAGTENIFETIDLKYENITNPWSPDHFIVQSRIDRVQRSSERQAAFKFGSHVPRYLMFQNPNKKNKWGHQKSYRIQYNSHGHSVLPRMWAEEKGVSWSRYSLAVTRHRESELASSSLYIQCDPWDPDVYFENFIRNNEDIVNKDLVAWVTVGFLHIPHAEDIPNTSTPGNAVGFFLRPFNFFNEDPSVASRSPVIVKPMDSGFTKVNIQRWTPEVLGQCVTDKPFRYNGTYFSD